A genomic window from Silene latifolia isolate original U9 population chromosome Y, ASM4854445v1, whole genome shotgun sequence includes:
- the LOC141629003 gene encoding uncharacterized protein LOC141629003 gives MPTIYDQSRPKVQDIPQGFSLLVPTQGTFDIRPSHISLVERNLFGGLPDEDLGTHVEIFTDYCCSISVPAGVTQDKVKETLFPYSLKDSTREWYRYLDKVAAGVTNWTSLDLAFYKRYYPPVKTNALRSQITNFQQGPDEELHEAWVRFKKLVRSVTHHGFQHWYLCNQFYNALYDDYRVILDAVANGRFQKNVDSNKGWNTIEEMAVHRAEYGSSRGNSRKPSDEMSVVVALEASINARFKNLEFSKASEKKIEIPVHNSNETAELREIVQALLVQVTKIEEARIESARNFEKQLEILAANQVANSSSKCEVPIETLNAIHLRSGLSYDGSDKPRKDSENDEKSDLNSGAKTNSTASASGNHEFGKALCDLGASVGVMPYSVCEKLNIGNLKVTNMTLQMADRSIQRPLGILEDVPVQVGKFFIPVDFIVLDIGEDSQIPIILGRPFLHTAGAVIDVKRGVLTLERESLAKDPLVDLTLLDECAVNPAKNADELDVLEALMEGHEHTEEEDEMITSLANANLFMVNGGVVLGHLISDKGIHVDKAKVQVIEKLPPPVNVKGVKGGFSCGANHSAA, from the exons ATGCCAACAATATACGATCAGTCTCGGCCAAAGGTACAAGATATTCCCCAGGGATTTAGCCTCCTTGTTCCTACACAAGGGACTTTTGATATCCGCCCCTCTCACATCTCTTTAGTGGAGCGGAACCTGTTTGGGGGATTACCAGATGAAGATCTTGGGACGCATGTGGAGATCTTCacggattattgctgttccatatcTGTACCGGCCGGAGTGACCCAAGATAAAGTAAAGGAGACATTATTTCCATACTCCTTGAAAGATTCTACGCGTGaatggtaccgctaccttgataaggTAGCAGCTGGAGTTACAAACTGGACATCTCTAGATTTGGCTTTCTACAAAAGATATTATCCGCCTGTGAAAACCAATGCTTTGAGAAGTcaaattacaaatttccagcaaggacccGATGAGGAAttacatgaagcatgggtccgtttcaagaaattaGTTCGATCTGTTACTCACCACGGTTTTCAGCATTGGTACCtttgcaatcaattttataatgctttGTACGATGACTACAGAGTCATCCTTGATGCGGTTgcaaatggtaggttccaaaagaATGTGGATTctaataaaggttggaacactattgaggagatggcagttcaTAGAGCTGAATATGGGAGTTCGCGTGGGAATTCGCGAAAgccaagtgatgaaatgagtgtcGTTGTGGCACTTGAAGCTTCTATTAATGCCCGGTTCAAAAACCTTGAGTTTTCTAAGGCTTCCGAGAAGAAAATTGAAATTCCTGTTCATAACTCAAatgagaccgcggaattgagagaaatagTCCAAGCTCTTTTGGTTCAAGTTACGAAAATAGAAGAAGCTAGGATTGAATCTGCAAGGAATTTTGAGAAGCAGTTGGAGATTCTAGCGGCTAAccaagtcgccaattcttcaagcaaatgtgaggtTCCTATCGAGACACTTAATGCAATTCACCTCCGCAGTGGTCTCTCATATGACGGTTCTGATAAGCCAAGAAAAGACTCGGAAAATGATGAAAAGTCAGATTTAAATTCTGGTGCAAAAACAAACTCTACTGCCAgtgccagtg GTAACCATGAATTTGGGAAAGCTCTTTGTGATCTAGGGGCCAGTGTCGGTGTTATGCCATATTCTGTGTGTGAAAAGTTAAATATAGGTAACCTTAAGGTGACCAATATGACCCTTCAGATGGCAGATAGATCGATTCAGAGACCCTTAGGTATTTTAGAAGATGTACCGGTTCAAGTGGGTAAGttctttattcctgtcgatttcatCGTTTTAGACATTGGTGAGGATAGTCAAATACCTATTatcttaggtagaccatttttacatacggCTGGGGccgtgatagatgtcaaacgcggagtcTTGACCttggag agggaatccttagccaaggatcctcTAGTTGATTTAACccttttagatgagtgtgcagttaATCCAGCAAAGAATGCTGATGAGCTGGATGTTTTGGAAGCATTAATGGAAGGCCACGAGCacacagaggaagaagatgagatgatcACAAGCCTGGCCAACGCGAATTTG ttcatggtcaatgGGGGAGTTGTGTTGGGACATTTGATTTCCGATAAGGGCATacatgttgataaagcaaaagtgcaagtgattGAGAAACTGCCTCCTCctgtgaatgttaaagga gttaaaggaggctttAGTTGCggcgccaatcattcagccgcctga